In Anolis carolinensis isolate JA03-04 chromosome 4, rAnoCar3.1.pri, whole genome shotgun sequence, the genomic window tatgcgACAACTGCACCTGTTCCTTGAGAGGCCAGATCTAAACATGATGCTATATGCCTCAGTTACattctgtctggattactgtaattcaGTCTACGTAGGGTGGCCTtcaaagagtgtttggaaacttcagatggtccaaagagctgcagctaactggagctggctacagggagtggacaaccccctACGCCCCTGTtgtagcagctccactggctgccagtctgtttccaggtatAATTCAAagagctggttatgacctttaaagccctagattaGTGGTTGTCAATCTGGGgtgaccagatgtttttggccttcaactcccagaaatcctaacagctggtaaactggatgggatttctgggagttgtaggccaaaaacatctggggatcccaggttgagaaccactgccctagatggttcaggtccaggctatttgccTGACCACACACCCTTTTACAAACCTGCCTGggacctgagatcttcaggagaaacCCTTCTCTGAGTCCCAGTTTCATCTCAAGCTCTCTGGTGGGAAGAAAAGcgtgggccttctcggtggctgcccatTGACTCTGGAACtacctgcccagggaagccagaatgtcccccttcctgctgtccttccggcggCAGACTAAAACCTTCTTATTCAGacaagcttttaaagatgaaggtgtttaagatcaaatcggggggggggggggtgctgtagTGTTAGCTCTGAAtcagttttaatgattttaactgtttattcttaataacattaacatttaattctattttagtgtttgcatatttttgggttttaaattgtgttgaattggttgtgaGTCTTGTTTGTAGAAAGAAAAAGTggagtaataacaataacaataacaataacaataataatgttttttctctgcagtttttccactttcacaggggttctgtgtTTCTAATCTTGGCAAATATGGGTGGCTAAATGTATATATTTGGATATACTGGCTTTGATGCTGTTGCTTCCTAATGAGTGCATGAGTTCCCTTGTAGAAGCAGGTGGACATTTTTATCGCATACAGAATAACCATATTTGATTCAAGGTTGCAGAAGTCAAAGTTAGACATTTCTTTGTGAACAGATGTGCATGCGTATGTGTGTAGAATGTGCATTGGATAGACATGGATGCgtgtgtgtcagctcaccacagccgctcctgaatgaacacacgagactctctgtgttatcaccagaaacttttactgtaggaaacatgaacatcaaaaaagccaagaatgggaggctccggccaaccatcctttatataccctccccctcatttgaaaagtctcttcccgctcagcaaaaccccgcgcaaattccccgccaagtccagcagccgtttcttctccgagtcctgagccgcaggtgtcttatcaatgtcagtgaccctgaaactcagagccacatccaggctctagtagcagggttctgacatggcgtcctcctccccttcgtcctggaaggaaaagattaaacacaactattgttctccgctgtccagagttcctttatacttttttaacaggctgcaatggaataccgggtgtacctttcctaggtccttgggtagcctcagctcataggtcacttcgtttattctttttgctaccctgaacggccctatatagcgtggagccaatttttttgatgggaaccccaatttcaggttttttgtgctcagccaaaccagatccccttcgcccaatttgtccccctctcggcgcctacgatcggcaaagagcttgtacttcttttgtgtttcccgcaatgcctccaccacggtctgccacccttgcttaattttggccggccattccttgtcggtctggccctctccttccttccactcgggtagcctggggaaaggtgccacctcctgtccgtatactatttcgaatggggcacgacctgtggccgaatgtacggccccgttaaaagccatctcagcaaacggtagaaggtccgcccaatcatcctgtctataattggtgtacatcctcaagaattggcacagtgtttgttgggtgcgttcgactcccccgttggttgcgggatgaaaagccgagctcaggttcctttctgctcctaacagctgtaagattttgcagtaaattggactccccggtcgctaattattttgtcgggacacccatgtaggcgatatacatgcttcacatacaaatcagcaagtttttcagctgaggggagtttcggcagggccacaaagtgtgcctgttttgagaataggtccaatattgtccaaatgtatctgtggcctctgctggggggtagttcgcctacaaaatccatggccacgcattcccatggcctcatgggctccaccaccttctgcaatagcccctggggcttccccggtggtgtttttccctctgcacataattcacactgcgtgacgtaccccctggcgtctttcctcattccgggccaccagcattgtttggccaacagtttaatagtcctggtggggcctagatgacccgcacccttgttatcgtggcacttccttaacattcaTGCTGTAAGCCGATATGTCAGATCCTGTTGGATTTCAAACAGTACAACACAAACTGCATAGCTTGGAAATCAGTTCCCAGAAACCTCCAGTCTGCATGTCTAGGGTCACCTTGACTGGAGAATTCTGGAAACTGTCATCCAAAAAAACACAGACTTCTCCAAGCCTTTAATGGACAGTACTGTCCATCTGTCTATCACAGCAAGCTGCTGTAGTGTTGGAGTTAGTGGTATTCTTTGattttataataaaatgtcattagttaaaaaaaaagattatgttGAACCTGTTCAAGGACAGCTCAACATTCATGATAGAAAAGGTaggaaggtgttttttttttttaaagtagagtAGTGCAAATTTTCTAAGGGAGTCTACAGTGATGAAGACTACCATTGAGAAGGAACCGGTCATGTGAGAAGCTGCGGGGAGTCTCATGCTGGATGAATGCTCTCCTTTCACACCGATCTGGCAGAGTCCCTTCCAGGCACTGTTCTTCCCAAGGAGCTGGACAAGGCTtgggtctgtctctgtcttgccTTCAGCCCCAGGCTGTCAGAGAACCAAAATAAACAGAGGCTTGTGGGGAGCCGCCAGtctgaggcagggctgggaaTGGTTAAAATGTTTGAGACAGGGAACATGGGCAATGTGGTAGTTGTGGTGGGATAGGAGAAAGAGGGCATCATACCTACAAAAAGGATCAAGGTAGGGAATTTCCATGTCTACGTGGCACATCACATGCCCATGCCTGGGAACACAGGTTACAGAGACCGAAGGACATgttaacagattttttttgtgaGTATGAACTGAATGTAAGAAAAGTAAGGATGTGCACACCTTTCAGGTACAAATCtgcagattttcttttttttcccatcTTTACAACCAACCCATactcgtatgtatgtatgtatgtatgtatatgcacacCCAGCATTCCACATTTGCTTGGGTTAGGGcagagctttccagacatttcatgttggtgacacactttttagatgtgcatcatttcacgacacagtgattcaattttactagcaagGTTAAATCAACCCCTTTTAAGATATATGGAAACATGCATAAATTTTaacaatgaaatgtatggggacaaaaTATATATCATgaattttttcatatatatatacagtagagtctcacttatccaacataaacgggctggcagaatgttggataagcgaatatgttggataataaggagggattaaggaaaagcctattaaacatcaaattaggttatgattttacaaattaagcaccaaaacatcatgttatataacaaatttgacggaaaaagtagtaatgctatgtagtaattactgtatttacgaatttagcaccaaaatatcatgatatattgaaaacattgactacaaaaatgtgtcggataatccagaatgttggataagcaagtgttggataagtgagactctactgtatatgatttgcaaaataataacatacatttataAGTGTTTTGTCATTTCATGTTATGTTTGTGTGATACACCTACACACTTCAGCCAATATACTAATGTGTCAtgacatacagtttggaaagctctgggttaggggcacagaacccaCAAGAGtatgaaaaaacatgaataaaaatggctactttattttattttgtagagagtcatactagaggacctagagattcctagagatcattttaatcaaatttcCAAATAATCAATTCTACAagagtcaaatctgcaaatgtggagggatgactgtatatgtatatatgcatatcttacaatccaaaatccaattctcccttttcattttttattatgtGAGCACATTTCTGCACATGTTCACTTTATACGTTGCTTGCTTACCTTTCATCTAACTTAATTGTGTGCACTGTATTTTTGTACACAATGGAAATAAATTTCTGAAGGAAATGAATATATACATAGTGAGACATGGCAACATTAGCATGCCTGTATTGATTATATGATATGTCCCTTTAAAATattcatataataatacagtCAGCTCAGCACATTTACTGGAGTTAGGAGCACAAAACCCCTCTGAAAGTGAaaagccactttttaaaaaaaaaatgcattttttttgctGGAAAGAACATCCTTTTAAAAACCATTAGGCCTTTATAATCCagagaaagttgaccatagagttgcactgttgaacctagagattcttagcaAAAACAATTTAATCAaagctgtgaataatcaaatccacaaaagtcaaaactgcaaatgtggaaggccaattATAGCATGTATTCATATcgtttcctctctctttctacaACAGTCTGTGTTTGTCCTTAATTTTGCAGGCTACAATTCTATCTCCTCCATACTTGAATAGCTTCATGCTATCATTGTGAAATGTtgtgaaattttatttttagtttttttctaTCTTGTGCATTCTTCCTCAAtaataatgtttgccatcttaATCATGCCTTGTGTCAACGTTTGTAGGGGATATAAGAGACATCTGTCGGTATCAGAAAAAGAAGTGTTTTATGCCCTGGAAGTGGAAAATTACTGGCATTAATGCCATAGCTAGAAATGGCTGGAGTAAACACATTAGAATCTGTAACCTAGAGGTCAAAATTTCCTGGCTTTTCAGTATGGGCACCTTGTTATCCAAAGGAGTAATGTTTGCATGCCTATGATTCTTGCTTGAGTGATATAGAAAGGTAAACATTTCGGCTCCCTGCCATCTGCTGCCGGGGTGGAAAGGCTGATCTGCCTTGAATCGGATTAAattgtgctgcagtgctccaatGCAGGTGCAATTAGTCTGGGCTTAATGATTAACATCTGCCTCGTGATCTCAAGCCCTCGCACTACCTTTTCCTGATGCTATTAATTTTCCACAGCCTGGAGAGCTGTTACAAAAGaaccccaaaccttttaaatgatgatgatgatgatagtgatgatagtgatgatgatgatgatgatgatgagatatTGGCATGGAACACAGCCACTTATCAAAGATGACACCAAGATAGAATAATCTCTTTGTGAAAAAGTGTAGATCTGGGTATTTGTGTGGCTATAGCTGACTTTCACATTCTTTCGTTCATAGCAAACATTATCTCTCTTTTCATTTTGAGATGATGGACTTGGATTTGTTATTTGTCTTGGCCATAAAAAGTACTAGTTGGACCTCCATATGTTTGATTTTTGCTAATTTGATTATTCAATGTTCTCTCTATGAAtcactaggtcttccagtgtgactctctGGGCAATCTCCGGTAGAGGCTTACCATTGAATTGTACTGAAGGACCTaggttaggcatgggcaaactttggccctccaggtgttttggacttcaactcccaccattcctaacagccggtaggctgttaggaatggtgggagttgaagtccaaaacacctggagggccaaagtttgcccatgcctgacctagagattcctagacagtTAAAATATATATGGTGAATATTCACATATCAGCCACAACTTTGGGAGATGGGTACAaaattgtgaataatcaaaatcacAAGTGTGGAGATTAGTATTTATCTTTTCCATATGGTAGCAGGAACCAGGATCCTCTCTTAAAATTCAAGGATGTATAAGCACTTACAAATACCACGTTTTTTCTCACATGGAAAATAAACACAGCCTGCCAAGAAAGAATCTTACAACTGGATTACACAAGTATTATAAGAAAAGAGCAGAATAAAAGTATTTCTAGCAATGAGTAAAATAAAGCCATTCATTTTAACGTTTTTGATGCTATTCAGTCCCCTTGGATGCAAGTTGATTCTTTCTCTTGAACTCGTTTCAGTTTGTGACGAACATCTGGACTACAAGGATGCCAAACTGCTGTATCGCTTTCGAAAGGACGATGGGACCTTCCCTCTCAATAAGGATGTCAAGGTGTTCATGAGGGGTCAGAGCCTGTACGAGACGTACGTGAGTCCTTGGCCCATGGAGCACAAAATTAATTGCTTTTATTACTCTTACTGATTGGAACATTTCTCTTCCAGCCTCTGCCTCTTGTTTGGAGTTTTGATAGTGTTTTTCTGGTGTGAAGTTCAGTAACTGAAAATTCTACATGAAACAATGATGCCAAATATGGAAACCTGTCCAGTGTTGATGAcaggtgaatcatagaatcaaagaattggaAAAGATCTGAATGATGATCTAGTCCAATCTCTGTCCATCTAACCTCACAATCTATTAGCTTTTACCACTAGGAATGTCTTCTAATGTTCATTTGAAATCTCGTTCCCTACAATCTGGATTTATTTATTGGTTTAGATTCTGTTTTCAGAGGCAGAAGAAAACatacttgtattggaaataactgcacccagtctctgggcacatatcctctTGGAAATAAAtgtcaatcataaccttattgaacaggtaaaatgatgtcatatccttttggcaagtgtgaatctccatgaacatgtggagaccaccgtttgaaaaccactagtcaaggaaaacatgaccttgttagaagtcaaccctttgaacaagtgatattcataagcattcatgtaatggcatacAGGCaattcagctgttaaactgaagaaccatgtctttgaactgctaaaGATAAAgatatgccactacaaaaatatatttggttaatcAACAGTCAATAgtttttaggtatagttgtactcactgaagtccataagcaaacaTGCATCCTCCTCCACTGAGGTGGTTTGGGAGATTGCCATTTCCAacagcttgctccatcttcttcATGACAcctcttcagatatttaaatatggctatgaCAGTTCTTCTCAaggctaaacatgaccagctCCCCCAACCATTCCTTGTTGGGCTTTGTTTTGAGACGTCTTGCTCACACTCCTTAAAAGTTTCAGATAATTTACAAATATACAGGTTGTCTGTAAAGTCTCTTTACCACTAAAGTCTCTTTATCACTCTAAGGACAccctgtatatatataaacccactaTGTGACATTagacaaatcacactctctcagaggaaggcaaagacaaaggcaaaccccccTGCAAATAATGACAACTTCAGCTTCAActacttttttctcttcctcctcttctcctttcccttcttccactTTGCAACACCAACACACATATTTTTATAAGTAAAACATCCAAAAGCATTGTGGTGAGGATCGGATGCACACAACTATGGTACAGAAAATGCTGAACTAAAATAAAAGATTTTCTTGTTTTGATGTCTTGGGACAGAAAATGCCTATTCAAGGAATATTTTGAAAGTCCATTTCACTGTCAGCATCTCATTTCTTTGAAGCCAATGGGTACAAATTAAATCAATGAATTCAGATTACAAGAAAGATTCAGAAGAAACagtaccaaccccccccccccccccattttggctATTCAATAGATAAACAGATTATCTTGGGATATGATGGACTTTCCTTTGTTGGAAAGCAGATGGCACCTCTCAGGGATGTTTAGACTAGATAGCCCTTGGGTTCctttccaactgtaggattctcaATTCTCTGACAGGATAGTTTAGTTGCTCAACTTTGAGAGTAATTGTTTGTGTTGGTTATATTCAGTAGGCTTCGCACTCCCTCTTGTGGTTGTGACCATAAGTCAGGTCAGATGAAGAGAAGCATGGTTTTGAAGGAGTTCCTCAAACATGCAAGAGAATATTCAGAGGCGAACCCTTGATAAACCAGTCTTATCAGTATTGTACCATTTAGGGTTGTCAGGTTTGTATTATTCTGGGCTCTGAGAATTCAGGGTCAAAACATAAAACCAAGAAAGAACCCCTTGTGACATCACTGGGTTCATTGTAACATCACAATGattcattaataaaaataattactaAAAAAAACACACCCTTAAGTctaacaaatacacacacacacaaatgctaaGCCATGCTTTTCAATGTGATGCTTTTCCCACTGGTCCTGAGGAGTGGAGACCCTGAGATTTGGGAATGCCGACTTCACACTATTATGTTGCATAACTGTAAATCAGAGCCTAAATACACTGAAAGCACcaaatcctatctgatcttggaagttaattAGGATCATCTtggtgggagactgccaacaaataccaagtgctgtaggctatatgtgagaggaaggaactgacaaaaccatctctaagtattgccataagtcagtgattctcaacctggggtccccagatgtttttcacctacaactcacagaaatcccagccagtttaccaacagttagggtttttggaagttgaagaaaaaaaacatctaggaaccccaggttgagaaccactgctgtaagtcaacaggcaacttgaaggcacaggtaTACATTTATCTATCAATCAGCACGTCCCCAACTTGTTCATCCTTGTTATGCTCTAGGTTGATCAATGCAGAAGACACCTTCCTGAAGGTTAGAGAAGAGAATGCTGTGAAATATCAAAGGACATTCCTCAGTTGTGAAATGGTTGACTGGCTGGTCCAAGAAGGGGAAGCAGCAAACCGGAAAGAGGCTGTAGAGCTCTGCCAAACCCTCCTCGAGCATGGGATCATCCAGCATGGTATGAGGAAGGAAATCATGGTTATGACCGAGGGACTTTCTTAACTGATAGACAACAAAAGGTTTAGTTTGCATAACTGGTCAAATAGAaacttatgttattttatttgtttataccccacctttcagTAAACCTCTATAGTAAACCTCTGGCAGATGTTGACTGTAGAGTTGTAGCAGAGGACCTAATCATTCCCAGAGAGACCATATTCATCAAATATATGAATCATCAGGTCTGCAAAAGATAAACTCCCAAATGTTAGAAGGTCAGCTCTACTCTGAAGGCAAGGAAAATCGCTTTCAGCTATGGCCAGAAAGAGACAAAAGGTCAAGATAAGAGAGAGAAAATACtaataatcattttatttatttatttatttacagcatttatattccgcccttctcaccccaaaggggactcagggcagatcacattatacacaaacattcaatgcccatatacatagaactgagacagagacacacagacgcagaggcaatttaaccttctcctgaggggctgttcgattctggccgcaaggggagcagctgcttcataatccactctgaccgcacttcctcattccaacattgtaaattagttaaatttgcctccccactttttataagtggtaccttatctcctacttgatagatgcaactatctttcgggttgctaggtcagcaacgagcaggggttattttttattattttttttaattgatgggtgctcaccccgccacgggctggcctcgaactcatgacctcctggtcagagtgatttattgcagcaggctgctttaccagcctgcgccacagcccagattAATAATAGAAGACTGGTTAACCCAGACATGGACAAACCTAAGATCtccagcctaccggctgttaggaattgtgagagttgaactccaaaacacctggaggggcgaagtttgctcatgcctgggttGACCTCATGATCTGACGATTTCTCATTTGCCCTCTCCGGGGAGGGGTAAGCCCAGGAAGaactagggttgttgtatgttttccgggctgtatggctatgttccagaagtattctctcttgacatttcacccacatctatggaaacgtcaggagagaatacttctggaacatggccatacagcccggaaaacatacaacaaccctgtgatcccagccatgaaagcctttgacaaaccaGGAAGAATCACTTCTGTATCCTGTTCTTTCACCCATTGTCTCTTCAGTTTCCGGCCGGCACCAGTTTTATGACAGTGACCTCCTCTATCAGTTTCGCATCAATTTCCGTCGAAGGAGGCGCCTCACAGAGCTGCTCAACGAGAACTCGCTCAGGGCATCCTCAGACAGCCCTGACAGCCCCTTCTGCCTCCGCAAACTCAACCCCGAGCAGAACAGTTCTAGCTTCCTCTCAGGTAACTCTGGATTGTGGTGCTATAGGGCGTTTGGAGTATGGTCTTATTGCATGAACACCTATCTGTAAAACTTGGATGTTGACTGTTTTTAGCACGTTGGGTCCAAGATGATTACATTTGTCATCTTTGGGTAAAAGGAGAGGTCTTAACCACTTCCCTTGCTCACAAGATTTCTGCTCACCCTCCAATTGGAGTATGAATTGAGTGCTTCACCCTTTCCATCAcccagtgattttttttgttcacCCAGCATTAAGAGCATGAATATGAGGCTTAAGTCCTTCCCACTCTCCTCATATTTTGAGCATTCAGGGAATTATAGGCATGAAGGAGGTGCTTGATCCTCATCCCTCACCTCCTGCTGTCCCATTAACATCCACTACTGACATCTTTTTTAAATGGTTGTTGTatatattccgggctgtatggccatgttccagaagtattctctcctgacgttttgcccacatctatggcaggcatcctcagaggccttcgacaacacatccatagatgtgggcgaaacatcaggagagaatacttctggaacatggccatacagcctgaaagacatacaacaacccaacacatCTTTTTTTAGCCTGTGGCAAAAATTATCATAAACATAGAGCTAGAACAGGAGTGGACAACTGTGGTAGGGTTGAAAGTCCATCTCATAGGTAATGAAAAATCACATCTGGTTTTAACTTCCCATAGTTTTGCTTTTTAAGATGCATAGATGTTTCTGTATTTTGGCAGGGggcattttggattattttcagGACCTTTTAGCTGTATTTTGATTAAAAATTGTGTAGTGGCCTCTGGAAACTGCATAGATCCAGAGAGGCACTAAAAGCAGCTGTGACACTATGTATCAGGTCTAGAAGCTTGCTTGGGGATGGAGAAGATGAAGAAATGTAGGGAGGATTTATGCtgtcaggagaaagttaaattttTGCCTCTTACACACCATTTCTCCATTGATTCACAATGACATATTTCACAGTCTAATGAAACTGAACTTCACAGACAAAATTCAGATTCTTCAGCATCAGTCAAATCTTAATTTTCTCCTTGAGAAGAGAGCAATGTAAACTCAATTTTATCTCTTTCAGTCCAGCCCAATAAAGAAATCAAACTAGTCTCTGCAGTCCGACGTAGTAGTGTCACCTCGCTTGCTGGTGGAGCCAATGCCTACTTCAATCTCTCTCCAAGTCTGGGTCTCCTGCCAGCTGTTGAATGCAACCCCAAATCTGGTGAGAAATTCTTCTtgtgtttaatctgtttttttaCACAAAGTTTGACATATAATCAGAGAGGGTGTTGGTCAAGATTTCATTGCAAAGcccagaagaaggcctacaagaaGAGGCACTGCATACAGAAATCTGAAATGCTAAGGTGTAAAATATAGGTTCTGTGTGGTTCTGCAAAATTGACtggctctacactgccctatatcccaggatctgattccagattattttctttgaactggattatatgcgtctctactgacagataatctgggataagcagataatctaggatcagatcttgagatataGTGAAGTGTAGGTCCAGCCATAGTTTCTATGACACTGAtttccaatctttggtcctctaggtgttttggacttcaagtcccagatcCCAGCCAGCTTTGCCAACTGTCAGGGATTTTGGGAGCTAAACTCTTTGAGGAACTACTGATCTTTGGGGTTGAAAAGAAGAATAGCAGGCTATCAAATGGTTTTTTAACACTTTTATTTCCCCTTGCACAAAATTCCTATACTTTTCTGCCAGAAAATTGTCAGGCTTCATTCCTTCTAGAGGAGCAACTGTGCTTTCAAATGTCACCTAATAAGTAAAaagatattaaaggtaaaggtttcccctgacgttaagtccagttgtgaccgactctgggggttggtgctcatctccatttctaagctgaagagccagcgttgtccatagtcacctccaaagtcatgtggccagcatgactgcatggagcactgttactttctcgccagagcagtacctattgatctatttacatttgcatgtttttgaactgttaggttggcagaagctggagctaatagcgggcgctcattccgctccctggattcgaacctgtgacctttcagtctgcaagttcagcagctcagcgttttaacacactgtgccactgggggctccttaaaaaaagatattaggtgccttctatttttattctatttttagatagatatattttatttttatcttctgtTCTACTCCACCCGTCGTGTGGATCATGCAGGCACCCTGTTATGATCTCAGACGATGCAACCACAATAGTCAGGTGTTTGCAGCAAACTCTGTAGCCACCATTGGGGAGTGGCAGAAATGACACAGAGGACAAGGGCACATCCCAGTGGGTCCAATGTGGCCCCGGCACTGGCCTTGTGTTCTGGACACTGGCCTTGGATTCAGCAGGTATATACTGGATCTGGAGCTGCTCCAA contains:
- the LOC100555207 gene encoding DEP domain-containing mTOR-interacting protein isoform X4, which gives rise to MQKLMDHNIIHHVCDEHLDYKDAKLLYRFRKDDGTFPLNKDVKVFMRGQSLYETLINAEDTFLKVREENAVKYQRTFLSCEMVDWLVQEGEAANRKEAVELCQTLLEHGIIQHVSGRHQFYDSDLLYQFRINFRRRRRLTELLNENSLRASSDSPDSPFCLRKLNPEQNSSSFLSVQPNKEIKLVSAVRRSSVTSLAGGANAYFNLSPSLGLLPAVECNPKSVLKRPITNEELLTPGAPYVKKTLTIVGDAVGWGFVVRGGQPCHIQAVDPGGPAAAAGMKVCQFVYSVNGIYVLHLDYQTISSLIMTGPRTLVMEVMEGIE
- the LOC100555207 gene encoding DEP domain-containing mTOR-interacting protein isoform X3, which translates into the protein MDSLCSIQKQKATERHHRAEVMIAGEQLRLRLHDGKLIKDRRYHLRTYPNCFVAKELTDWLINHKEAPDRETGIRLMQKLMDHNIIHHVCDEHLDYKDAKLLYRFRKDDGTFPLNKDVKVFMRGQSLYETLINAEDTFLKVREENAVKYQRTFLSCEMVDWLVQEGEAANRKEAVELCQTLLEHGIIQHVSGRHQFYDSDLLYQFRINFRRRRRLTELLNENSLRASSDSPDSPFCLRKLNPEQNSSSFLSVQPNKEIKLVSAVRRSSVTSLAGGANAYFNLSPSLGLLPAVECNPKSGWQKLELIAGAHSAPWIRTCDLSVCKFSSSAF
- the LOC100555207 gene encoding DEP domain-containing mTOR-interacting protein isoform X1, producing the protein MDSLCSIQKQKATERHHRAEVMIAGEQLRLRLHDGKLIKDRRYHLRTYPNCFVAKELTDWLINHKEAPDRETGIRLMQKLMDHNIIHHVCDEHLDYKDAKLLYRFRKDDGTFPLNKDVKVFMRGQSLYETLINAEDTFLKVREENAVKYQRTFLSCEMVDWLVQEGEAANRKEAVELCQTLLEHGIIQHVSGRHQFYDSDLLYQFRINFRRRRRLTELLNENSLRASSDSPDSPFCLRKLNPEQNSSSFLSVQPNKEIKLVSAVRRSSVTSLAGGANAYFNLSPSLGLLPAVECNPKSVLKRPITNEELLTPGAPYVKKTLTIVGDAVGWGFVVRGGQPCHIQAVDPGGPAAAAGMKVCQFVYSVNGIYVLHLDYQTISSLIMTGPRTLVMEVMEGIE
- the LOC100555207 gene encoding DEP domain-containing mTOR-interacting protein isoform X2 — its product is MDSLCSIQKQKATERHHRAEVMIAGEQLRLRLHDGKLIKDRRYHLRTYPNCFVAKELTDWLINHKEAPDRETGIRLMQKLMDHNIIHHVCDEHLDYKDAKLLYRFRKDDGTFPLNKDVKVFMRGQSLYETLINAEDTFLKVREENAVKYQRTFLSCEMVDWLVQEGEAANRKEAVELCQTLLEHGIIQHVSGRHQFYDSDLLYQFRINFRRRRRLTELLNENSLRASSDSPDSPFCLRKLNPEQNSSSFLSVQPNKEIKLVSAVRRSSVTSLAGGANAYFNLSPSLGLLPAVECNPKSDCGRCSWLGICGAWRTTLSHPGCRSRRTSSCCWHEGVPVCLFCERDICSTLGLPNHQ